GCCCCTTCGATCCAACACATCCAGTTATCGGATCTGAGTCATCTGACTCCAACTGGGGTTGAATTAGAGAAAACAATTCGGCTGAAATATCCTTTGCCTAGAAGAGAAAAATCGATCTTTTTAGCGTCAAACAGGAAGAAGAAACAACCAACAGGCAAAGCAAGAAGACCatctgagagagagagagagagagagagagagagagagagagagagagagagagagagtaaagCAAGCATGACAGTGGCAGCAGGGCTAGGCTACGCGCTGTTAGCCCTAGGACCTTCTCTTTCACTCTTCGTTTTTGTCATCGCTAAAAAACCATTCTTAGTTCTCACTGTCTTATCAAGGTATATCtccttttcttctctctttttcattattttttgttTGCATTTCTCTTAAATTTTGGGTAAACTCTTGTCTAATATTATCATTTAACTGACATTTGATGATAAATAACCAGTTTCAAAATCTGGGTTCTTCTTAGAAATGTGAATAATTTAGAAGTTCAATGGAATTCTGGGTTTTTCTTGTAAGACCTAGAAACCCCCAAAATGATTGGGTTTGATGAttactttttttggtgaaaatcaaaCACCCATTTTCATGAATTTCATGGTTTTGATTGTATTATTATATTTGGCCTTACAATTAATTGTTTGTTGAAGCTAATGTGTTTTGGTTTGAAATTGATTGTTGCAGTACATTGTTATGGCTAGTAAGTTTGATCATACTTTCTGCAATGTGGAGAGCTTTTCTTCCTCTGAAGACAACAGCGTGGTGGCCGTTTGCGATCCTCTTAGTCACGTCTGTTGGGTTTCAAGAAATTCTCAGGGTTTTCTTCTGGATGGGTTACAAGTATGTCGAAATTTATGCAATTCTGTATCATCTACTGTTTCAATAAAAGTGGTAACATCAAAATGCTAGTCTTGCATACTTGGATTTTCCAAATAAGGATACATGTAAGTTTGACTTAGGGAGGTGTTCTACCTAGATTGTAGAGTTAGCTGTTTGATGCTTCCCAACCAATAGCTTGACATGTATAGTTTCCAATAAACATTAAACAGCATGGTGGCCATTTGCGATCCTCTTAGTCACGTCTGCCGGTTTTCAAGAAATTCTGAGGGTTTTCTTCTGAGTGTGTTGAAATTTATCCAATTTTGTACTAGTTAATGTTTATTAGAAAAAGTCGTTTTTATCAGTAAACCTCAGGATGTCTTTTCAAATTCCTTCTAGGCAGACTTCAGTTTTTCAATTAAGGAGACATGTAGGGAGGTGTTCTACGTAGAAATTATTGTAGAGTTAGCCGGTCAATGCTTACCAACCAATAGCTTGAAATAAAAAAGTTTTTCTGTTCTTCTCTTGTTACTTGCAGTAGGAAATACTAAGAATGTCACTGCTAACTTTATTCTGTACAGGAAGTTGGAAGATATCCTGGATGCTTTTGCTGACAGAGTTTCTAAACCACGCCTTTATCTGACTGATAAGATGCAAATCGCCCTTGGTAAGATCTGTAGATAGTTTTCTTTTGATCTCCTATTTCCCCATGAGAAGCTTTATCGCTATCGCTAATCTGAGAACTTACTACCTATTTCGGTATTAGTACCAAACATTTGTTAGCTTTTTGGTGTTTGACTTGGCGAGTCTGTAAATATACGAAGCAGACTATCCACATCACATTGCACTTCATTCTTGAATGATTTGCCCTATTCAAATCATATTGTAGTTTTATTTACAATTTGCCATCTAGTTTAATGCAAATTTGAGGATGTTTTTATAATGAGTCATAGGAAATCTCCAAAGTTCAAAATGCAGTTTTGGGCACATCTCTTTGATAGGGCAAATTATTTGGTCATTTCACTTGTTCAGCTTGTGCCATTATAACTAGCTCTGCAATGTTGGGCATTCCAAAGTTCTGATGTCCTGTGCCCCGGCTTGTGTTCTTTAAGAGTTAGCCAATTGCTCTGCAATGCTCTCATACTCTTGAACCTCAGTTTTCTTCTTGTTATCTGTGTGCTTACTTCATTGAATTTGCTTTGCAGCTGGTGGTTTGGGTCATGGTGTGGCCCATGCTGTCTTTTTCTGTCTAAGCCTGTTGACACCTGCGTTTGGTAAGGCAACATTTTACGTTGAGAGGTGCTCATCGATGCCATTTTTTCTCGTCTCTGGTGAGTCACTTCCTTAccagttttttatttcttttcctggTTTTCTTACATAATTGTTGATTCCTAAAACTTCATCGATAAAGAGAATAGTCATGGATCAAAAGGTAAATTTGTAAAAATGGACTTTTGAAACATACAAGGAGTCCACATGAATTTTGTATCTTACTGTTCTACATTTCACTTTGCAGCTATCATTTGTCTAGCATTTGTTACCATCCACACGTTCTCCATGGTTATAGCTTTCAATGGGTACGCAGAAGGGAACAAATCAGACCAAATATTCGTCCCAGCAGTTCATCTAATTGCAGCATCAATGGTTAGTATAATACCTTGATATGACCAGTTGGTCAAGATATAAGCCTGAATTGATTAATGCTGTGAAAATGACAGGAAGACCAACTGTCTGTACGATTCTGTAGTGCCTCTTTCTTAGTAGTTATTAGGTGGCTCAATCATCAATATAGATGGAAATAAAAATTGCATATTTTCATCGTTTTGCTTGACTAATTTCTTGCTTGTTTTCCAATTTCAGACGCTGATTAATTTTGCATCTGGAGGTTGCATGGTTGGAATCCCTTTAATCTACTTCATGGCAATCTTGACCCTTCTACACTGCGGACGGCTGGTATGGAGAAGACTCACTGAAACTAGAAGCAGGCCCGTTGTTTCATGACACCTTAGTAAATGTTTCAACTGTACTACTACTGGCCCATTGTGCAGTTATTCCATTTCTCAGACGACGAAGTTGTGTCACATGATAAATTTCGGTTCAGTCCTATATGTAACAGCTTACCTAACTGATATACAGATTTTACCTTACTTCAATTGACCTTACGATTTTCTAACAAAAGCGTCCGGGAATCTCCTTGCAAGAGCAGGTCTATAGTTCTCCAGCTTGCCCATATTTACTTCTAGTAGCTTGTGTCATTCTATTTCTCATTAATAGTTGGAAAGCTCAGTTTTTCTGAAGTTCAGGACGCTGCAGATTTGGGTTTCTGAAGTTCAGGACCTGCAGATTTGGGGTTCTAAAACTgaaactggacgaatgatggaacGTCATTGCCAAGCGCAAAAGGAAAAGAGTAGAGATGAAAGAATTACAACATGTAGATTCGGCTCATGGAGGATGAGCAagagaataaaagaaaaatcaagttaACAAATGGAAAAACTGAAAATACGTCAACAACAATGATCTTTTTATAGACTGATTGATAATCGACTTATAAAGCCAATAACATCACACGAATAAATCATATCATGGCTTAATCAAACATATTAGGAAGGGGTCTGACAGCCATGAATGCATCAACCATTGCCTCAGTCACTGCAGCTCGGGCATTACGATGCTTTTCAACCAGCTGCGTCAAAACTTTAATAACACGATTTTTAATCTCACCGCTCAACATCTCTCCAGATCCATATTCCTTTTCTATATCTTCTAGCTCAGCATCGTCATCCAGGAAAAACTGTAGATACTTGAATGGTATATCTGTCTTCAAATTTGCTCCATTTTGCTGATGTTCCTTTGCCGATTTACCCCCACCAGAGAAAGCATGGTCGTATATCTTGCGTTTAACGTCATCGGCTGAGTCGGTAACATATATAGCAGAATTCGGATCACTAGCAGACATTTTCCCTGTGTCCCCCTGAAGAGCGGGGAAGAAAGAAGACTCGATCAACACAGGCTTCTGATATCCAATCTTAGGAGCAACATCTCGTGTCATTCTAAAATACGGATCCTGGTCAATTGCACAAGGAATCAAGCAGCATAAATTATCTTTGCCAGCGAACAAATGAGGGAACGAACTCGGGAAGGAAGGAACTGCCTGCGTAGCAGGAAAACTGATCTTGGCAGCAGGATCTTCAAGAGTGATACCAAATATTCCACGAAGCTGATTGTCTGTGATGCTACTTGAAAATTTAATCATATTTTCGTAAGAGGGTCCGCCAACATAGCCAAAATCTGAGAAAATGAAGGTTCTGGAAATATCAAAGCCACATGCAATGATGTCCTTGGCATTTTCACGAGCAAGTCTCATAGGCTAAGAGTCTTAGCCTCTTCTACTGGGAGCTTCTTCCAAATGCTCTTCTCATCATCTGTTAGTTGTATCACAAGGGGAACTTTGAAAGCATCCTGTAAGTATCTACAAGAACAGTACAAAACCAAAGGTCACACACATAATCACTTCAAATGTGGTTTGCGAAATGAGTTATATAAGCTCATACAACTGTTATTGACACATGCAACTAATCTGTACAAATTGGTAGCAATGTGGTTGTTGGTTCTCATTATCAACCATTACTATATGTTTCTGTCTTTGTCCATACTCATGACTAGCCAAAGTAAGTTACTTATCACTCGCTAAATGTGGAACTACGCATACGAAACAAATCAATTTAATCGCCTTTAATTGCAGTCAATAAAAGAGAAGTATTTTACTGGGCAAAGGCAATGATGCATGGTCTCACAGGTGACCAAGTAACAACTCAAACAGCCAAGCTCTTTCAGCACCCATGAGATGTTTTCTTCCCAGTGTCAGTTATCTACTTTATGCTTGAACTATCCAACTTAGGTTTTTTTGGTCCTTTTGGTCGTTTTATGTAAGGCTTAAAACATGAATAGATTCTGGTCATCAAACATTCAGGGTTCCGAAGATTCTAAGTATTACAAAATTGCTGTAGATACAGCAGGCCTGGGGAAGATCCCCTCTGtcaatttctcaaaatattacAAGCTGTCTCTATTTTTCTCCTACATATCCTGATCTGATGGTAAAGAAAATTAAGCTACTCCCTGAAAACACCACTTTTATGCAAAATAACCATATCAAAGTTCAATGTTTAGATTCTTCGAAGACAGCAGGGTGTGCACAAATGGTCCATCGAGTTTGAGCTTTTAAGCTTGTGCATAACAGTGTAAGTGTAGTTAATTCTAATCACATTCACCCAGAGCATGACTCTGCGGCGTGAGGTTATGTTTTGTGTGTCCTTGTAGTAATCACCGAGATATTTTAAGTATTCATTGGTTACTTGGGGAAACCGACCTTACTCTCCCTAATAGAATTGCATCGGtcaattgagtaaaatttttGCTAGATGTTTTAAGGTGGATTGTTGTTCTGTCAAGGCACTTGTGCTCCCCACTGTAAAACTAAATAACAGCAGAAAGAAAACTTACTTTGTAAACATAAAGGGGATAAGATGTCCCAAATGCAAGGCTTCAGATGATGGTCCTCTTCCCGTATAAAGATAAAATTTCTCCCCATTCTCATATGCATCAAGAATCACATTAAGATCTCTATGAGCAAAGAATTTGCCGCGTCGCAGAAAAACATGAGCTGGCCGTTTAGTAATCCGTTCGACTCTTTCAATTAGGGATTCTTCTATTCTTTGACAACCAAATTTATCAATGAGTTTGTCATAGTCAATTCCCCCTTTGCTTGTTACTTCAAAAGGATTTACTacttgttcttcgtcttcttccttgTTTCTCTGTTGGATCAAGAAGAAACATTAAAATTAAGATTAGCAGAAAATCTAAGAAAAACCCTAACAATGAATCCccaaataaacaaacaaacatataACCAAAACAGCATCAAAAAATTAATAtgacagaacaaaaacttacGCTGGAAGACGTTTCAGCATTGATATCTTGATTTTGTACACCCAGCACTGTGTTTTTAATATCTTGTAAGCGTTTGGTGAGATGATCAcagtttgtgcaaaactcattcGTCTTCGATCTTTCAGAACCATGCGTGAGAGTGGTCAAAAATTCATGAACACTAGTTATTGTAAGATTAACAATTTCATCGTCAACTTCTTTTGCTGCCATTGTGATAGGAAGAACTAAGCTGCTGTGATGCTAAAACCCTAGAAGAAAcctagtactccctccgtcctagtttagatgcTAAAATTGGATTTTGCACAAAGATTAAGAAACACAAAAAGAATAGTTTTTTTCCCATAATTACCCTAGGTTAGTATTTAATGTTCTCAGTTTTTAAATGTCTAGGTTTTtgttgtttagttggaaaaattcaatttagaaaaaatatatagagaaaagtatttaagagtgtgtcttgaaaattgaaatacacaattctCCATGTTATGGCATGATTAGTTAGGGACAAATCAGGataaaaggtggaaaaatatggagTATAACAAGTATTCTAGGACaaaaaaaatcctcaattttggcatctaaactaggacagagggagtattttATATGATAGAAGTCCTAACCAAATAAGGAAGCCAGATTAAAAGGAAAAAAGGAAACCAGATTAAAAGAGCACCTAAAATTACATCCAGCCAGCTACTATTTTAATagagtctgactgctgactcggtgcgAGTCAGGGATTACCATCTAATTTTGTTTTCTGTGCACGGTCTGGATAAAGGTATGGGAGTAAAAGTAAAGAATAGGAAGAGAGACCCATTGTATTCggacaagaagaaaagaacaagaGGAGAAATCTTTaactaattattttcatcatgagGAGTAATGGAGACAGGAAAATGCAGAATAGAAGGAAAATCAATTCTTTGAGATCACAATAGAGTTCAAGCAGGTTAGTAGTAAAGAAGAAATATTTAACGTTGATGTATTGAACGAGATAATAATATTGGCAAGGACAAACAATTCTTGTGATTCTTGTTTCATAGATGCCCAGTCTTCACGAATATCAAAAGTGTAGTCGATTTCTAAGTAACAGTACTTGAAGAACATCAACATATCTTACATGAACTGAGTAAAAGTGGCTCTGGCCAGGAGAATTATATACCTTTATTTTTGCAGAATATGATCCCCTAGCAAATACACCTGAAGGGTGTAGTTTATTCAGGCAATTCATGTTTATAAAGCTCTTCCTGTGGACTGAAAGCCCAAGCATCTTTTTTGTGCTGTCCactgaaaataaaaaaagatacttGAGTGAATAAAATGAGTCGATCTTAGCTTACATGGACAGAAAACTGATATGCACAAGTGTAAATGCGGACTAATGTCACCCACCAGAACATAATAGAGATGTCCTACAGCAAATCCATAATATGTAATACACTATTTGACGTAGAAATGAAATACTGCAGGAAGGATATCCTCCCCACAGCAGCGTAGTTGTTAACTCAAGAGACATTAGCAAATAGTAATGGGAAAAAACGTGTACCCTTTTGAGCTGGTACGCTTCTGTTAGTTTCAGAAGCAGCTCCTCCCAAAAAATATTGAGGATCAGCACAAAATCCAGCCCTCAATACGTTTCTCACCAGAGATCCCCACATGAGCAAACCCCATTTTTGAAATGATGAAATCGGTTTGTATCTCTAACAAATATCTCTCTTCTTTCAAAATTGGATATAAACTTTATGACAACATGGCAATCACCACAGATACGGAGGTTCTTAATAACTAGGAGAGTGGTACCCGGTGGAGTATTAAGAAGTCCTAACCCTACTGCTAACTTCTCGCTGTGGCCACACAGGAAATGTTCCTTGTCCTGTTCTTCCACATCTTTCAGAACCAAAGCAGTGTCCGCAACGTATCCTGATTTGACCATCTCCAGTTTTAATTTATCTAGTCTCTCAAGTATTTGGATCGATTGTGGATGTGTTCGATCCCCTGCTAAGAGCGTGTGAACCTTGTCCTTCAATTCAATCCAACTATACCCAGGATTCTTCCTTAAACCCATTCTTTTCATTGTGTCTCTGACTCGATTTACTTCTTTCCAAAGACCCTTTGTCGCGTAAATATTGGATAGAAGAACATAGTTCCCAGGATTATCAGGCTCCAACTTGAAGAGTTTATTCGCTGCAATTTCTCCCAATCTCACATTACCATGAACTTTACAAAAACTGAGCAAAGCTCCCCAAATACAAGCATCAGGTTCAAATGGTATCGTCTTCACCACACTGTATGCCTCTTCTATTCTTCCGGACCGACCTAGGAGTGTTATCATGCACGCATAATGCTCTATTCTAGCCTCAATGCCATAATCCAATGACATACTCTTAAAGTAATTCCACCCTTCTTCTGCTAACCCACTTTGGCTGCAAGCTGATAAAATACACGTGAAGCTGATAAAGTTGGGTTTTTCGCCGTCCTTCTTCATCAATTCAAAAACCTCAATTGCTTCCTGACCCTTCCCATGCATTGCATATCCACCCATCATTGCAT
This is a stretch of genomic DNA from Papaver somniferum cultivar HN1 chromosome 1, ASM357369v1, whole genome shotgun sequence. It encodes these proteins:
- the LOC113316878 gene encoding gamma-secretase subunit APH1-like encodes the protein MTVAAGLGYALLALGPSLSLFVFVIAKKPFLVLTVLSSTLLWLVSLIILSAMWRAFLPLKTTAWWPFAILLVTSVGFQEILRVFFWMGYKKLEDILDAFADRVSKPRLYLTDKMQIALAGGLGHGVAHAVFFCLSLLTPAFGKATFYVERCSSMPFFLVSAIICLAFVTIHTFSMVIAFNGYAEGNKSDQIFVPAVHLIAASMTLINFASGGCMVGIPLIYFMAILTLLHCGRLVWRRLTETRSRPVVS